Proteins encoded within one genomic window of Ptychodera flava strain L36383 unplaced genomic scaffold, AS_Pfla_20210202 Scaffold_39__1_contigs__length_1403739_pilon, whole genome shotgun sequence:
- the LOC139127953 gene encoding uncharacterized protein has product MYMCQCSPGWEGINCQTDVNECVTNTHDCDDNANCTNTIGSYTCTCQDGYRGDGFKCREIIFLDFGTSVGDSSLRQSYDERSSQPLLDLVSRTIRPSAGFPFWNEFYYSLYFTDNGLIVFMNENDEKYPFPHPYEGGFTTAHRKPMIAVFWEDSDMTDRSQGDVFYQEYHADNGDSKIFEDVNNRINAKFGADFPSGFSATWALKITWYEVADFNVTYTKQWPNSFQAILATDGIYGFVVINYREDAMLWNYEIRGTNNVIFGYNGGDGNINHIENIQNQFDLSKRYRPDLEVGDTGLQGRWILRVENNNQWTINTKKLCLDWYERQPDPWTWNFGLGGCPCGFDQGQNDNSFGRGSGVFGNSQQTATDAERRLGLTDEMRMEISDRQGFGFTLQLAYPNFFGAGQQCAYRSDHSLIEGYENDVFSSSFQERWQFQFRGWFGFTFFYFPAYLLWLEEDLMPRQYCCALSRDPSFCELYKEKRPPGQCQGYIPPHVGWMFGDPHLQTLDGLPYTFNGLGEYTLVIVDSGKFILQGRTEKAKYEDGNTTSATIFTAFAAKQRDSNTTQITLDPVGKSMNILIDGQPYNTSSLSYELTEEGLENVKLKLKRVGNSTTDRIIASFSTGVSISVGVVGEDNLKMLDVVFSAPESFKDKTVGLLGVWNDDISDDFTMPNGSVKQSAVPGGNLTEREQFEFGQTWMVFQNDSLFTYPNGRTWQDYNDLDFVPFFLDELIASFEANDTDFLNTARGICQDDDDCLFDTLATKATAIGETTKQASTGFKIEAEKLTNFPPSLNGSQIIQAEVNKMFTLQVTASDPNNDEVTFRLAKDVAGATINATTGEFTWTPQNTDFVEIEIEASDGKALSLLKPTVQICECLNGGSCNYDANVAGSDEVNNKFKNVTCDCPPGWTGDSCEKDFDACLDHPCYHGVNCTDNKAPDSGFVCAACPPGLSGDGVKCFDIDECYEEKDGKPGEQFCEQVCNNTEGSYDCGCFNGYEKVDGSRTACRDIDECIRNDFDCHDNSYCNNTEGSYECVCNDGYKERGNSTCTNINECLEEADVCPRQSECKDTVGSFSCECLDGFEKSGEDCTDINECSVTNSNDCHGMATCVNVPGTYTCDCNDGWHGNGTTCEDINECEDINLNNCDPQRGVCTNSAGTFSCECKDGYVGSGISGGCQNVDECTTSTHTCPARSRCEDTIGSYRCVCLDGYLDMNGDGRNCTDVDECALNITTCPLRSHCVNTVGASKCDCNEGYLENSNGICQDIDECLSAEHDCDTSMSRCVNNEGSYICQCKLGYTGDGRTCTDINECEISNGGCQQLCNNTDGGHFCSCSEGYNLATDGLNCLDNDECEAGTHDCPQNCTNVDRNTNPNGFECVCFDGFDDDTGDGRTCTPKISCTGDSCIHGTCYVLNNVENCQCDQGYVLDVSNSSLCNPLNECDTGSHSCQHVCHDQTPGYTCTCNDGYVLNSDERTCTDIDECVIGKHNCTVLQQCINEEGSFQCVCLAGFGSSSGDCQDVDECATDNPCHINGTCTNTIGYFKCECNEGFQGNGMICTDVNECEQTSPCNEHADCINTIGGHRCQCRDGFTGNGVQCTDINECETSDTSLRHRCNPTTQCQNTQGSYTCICPDGFLGNGLEECIDINECEGGTDGCDDSISQCTNVKGSFLCICKDGFTMIDGSCVDVDECKQSPCTQNERCINLPGSYQCQCRSNYYRSHEDAHCEESTSFNASMAVLSVGVKDMTVFDTQLTLISSTVFDQVGGVIEDDVNTVFLNSSFGSDYLGSIVSGFEPTASATRVRYSVNVKKSSRLSTDDVMSAFNAGLTENGQLVGMKTRIQADSFTIQDVVINHCIDESDSCQAHEKCEFQGHNLYTCPCADGYEKPGNQESCTDFDECLSNPCQNNEQCVNRPGSYECVCLIGTVRVGDQCKDTVVFQNALTLTEEFNDAYNDKTSPEYTQFTTLFIAAISATFKTDQRTGNTYQVCIILDVKKGSTVVTYNTYFTEDIGSADIERVYEDLGNNLPVTDDITFHFVSNPTVEKIIPKACDVNDCSVNAECIDIHERFHCSCKDGYQDMSSRPGRVCTEICPSTYCSNGGTCIGETIADRICECPPEYSGDRCLNTTKPAAQDETSYETLAIGLGVTAGALFIAVVIFTVYCCRAKSSKSREHVKASSHWRDFTAEQDSKLADAWSADQSSYSDGSLDDFGESIWQVQARQVARAMENAPMHAGIDSPIYQPSQMPETQFIRPYVAVGHEERSIQRADTARHSMFRGQSPAPERFSELTRQYSWRQREHDIPGDDRFKMPRAKLN; this is encoded by the exons ATGTACATGTGTCAGTGCTCTCCTGGATGGGAAGGTATCAACTGTCAGACAG ATGTCAACGAATGCGTTACAAACACACATGACTGCGATGACAACGCAAATTGCACAAATACAATTGGAAGTTATACATGTACCTGTCAGGATGGCTACAGAGGAGATGGTTTTAAATGCAGAG AGATAATCTTCCTGGATTTCGGTACCTCTGTTGGTGACTCCTCTCTCAGACAAAGTTACGATGAGAGAAGCTCGCAGCCGTTGTTGGATTTGGTTTCTCGGACGATCAGGCCATCGGCAGGATTTCCGTTCTGGAATGAATTTTACTACAGTCTCTAC TTCACTGACAACGGGTTGATCGTGTTCATGAATGAAAACGACGAAAAGTATCCATTTCCACATCCGTATGAGGGAGGTTTTACGACTGCGCACAGGAAACCAATGATCGCCGTGTTCTGGGAAGATAGTGACATGACTGACCGTTCCCAGGGAGATGTCTTCTATCAG GAGTATCACGCCGACAATGGTGACTCTAAAATATTTGAAGACGTGAACAACCGAATAAATGCGAAGTTTGGGGCAGATTTTCCATCAGGATTTAGTGCAACTTGGGCTCTGAAGATCACGTGGTATGAAGTAGCAGATTTTAATGTCACTTACACCAAGCAATGG CCAAACTCTTTCCAAGCAATTTTGGCAACAGACGGGATCTACGGTTTTGTCGTGATAAACTACCGGGAAGATGCCATGCTGTGGAATTATGAAATTCGTGGGACAAACAACGTGATATTCGGATACAACGGAGGCGACGGAAATATCAACcacattgaaaatattcaaaaccaGTTTGACCTTTCGAAGAGGTATCGTCCCGATTTAGAGGTCGGAGACACTGGCTTGCAAGGAAGATGGATTCTACGTGTTGAGAATAATAATCAGTGGACAATCAATACAAAGAAACTGTGTCTCGATTGGTACGAGCGTCAACCTGATCCTTGGACATGGAATTTCGGGCTTGGTGGTTGTCCATGTGGATTTGATCAGGGACAGAATGATAACTCATTTGGTAGGGGTAGTGGTGTTTTTGGCAACAGTCAACAGACCGCAACAGATGCCGAGAGGAGACTCGGCCTGACCGACGAAATGCGGATGGAAATCAGTGATAGACAGG GTTTTGGTTTCACACTCCAactggcgtatccaaatttctTCGGAGCTGGACAGCAGTGTGCCTACCGTTCGGACCATTCCCTCATTGAAGGCTACGAAAACGATGTCTTCAGCAGTAGTTTCCAAGAGAGGTGGCAGTTCCAGTTCCGTGGTTGGTTTGGATTCACTTTCTTTTATTTCCCGGCATACTTGCTTTGGCTAG AGGAGGATTTGATgccaaggcagtattgctgcgCCTTATCAAGAGATCCTTCATTTTGTGAATTGTACAAAGAAAAGCGACCTCCAGGCCAATGCCAAGGTTATATTCCACCACATGTCG GTTGGATGTTTGGCGACCCACATCTTCAAACTCTGGACGGACTGCCGTATACGTTCAATGGTCTGGGGGAGTACACACTTGTCATTGTCGACAGTGGGAAGTTTATACTGCAGGGCAGGACTGAGAAAGCTAAATATGAAGACGGTAACACAACGTCGGCTACTATATTCACTGCCTTTGCTGCGAAACAAAGGGACTCCAATACA ACTCAAATCACACTCGATCCTGTCGGGAAATCGATGAATATTTTGATAGATGGACAGCCCTACAACACCTCTTCGCTAAGTTATG AACTTACTGAAGAGggtcttgaaaatgtcaagttgAAGCTCAAGCGTGTTGGTAACTCCACAACCGACAGAATAATTGCATCGTTTTCTACCGGTGTATCCATATCTGTTGGTGTTGTCGGAGAGGATAACTTGAAGATGTTGGATGTCGTTTTCAGTGcgcctgaatctttcaaggataAAACAGTCGGGCTTCTTG GAGTGTGGAACGATGACATCAGCGATGACTTCACCATGCCAAATGGGAGTGTTAAACAGTCTGCTGTCCCCGGTGGTAATCTCACTGAAAGAGAACAATTTGAATTTGGACAAACTT GGATGGTGTTTCAAAACGATTCATTGTTCACCTATCCGAACGGAAGAACATGGCAGGATTATAACGATCTTGACTTCGTTCCGTTCTTCCTGGATGAATTGATTGCCAGCTTCGAAGCCAATGATACGGACTTTTTGAATACTGCCCGTGGCATCTGCCAAGACGACGATGACTGTTTGTTTGATACCTTGGCAACCAAAGCTACTGCTATCGGTGAGACGACGAAGCAAGCATCAACAGGTTTCAAAATAGAGGcagaaaaactca ctaactttccaccaagtttgaatggatcTCAAATAATACAGGCAGAAGTTAACAAAATGTTTACTCTTCAAGTTACGGCTTCTGATCCAAATAATGATGAAGTGACATTCAGATTGGCCAAAGATGTAGCCGGAGCGACCATCAATGCTACAA CTGGAGAATTTACGTGGACGCCGCAAAACACCGACTTTGTTGAAATCGAGATCGAAGCTTCAGACGGAAAGGCCCTGTCGCTGTTGAAGCCAACGGTTCAGATTTGTGAATGCCTGAATGGAGGATCGTGCAACTACGACGCTAATGTTGCTGGCAGTGATGAAGTAAATAACAAATTCAAA AACGTGACGTGTGACTGCCCACCTGGATGGACGGGTGACAGCTGTGAGAAGGACTTTGATGCTTGCTTAGATCATCCATGTTACCATGGAGTTAATTGCACCGACAACAAGGCACCAGATAGTGGATTCGTCTGCGCTGCTTGTCCGCCTGGATTGTCTGGAGATGGAGTCAAATGTTTCG ATATTGATGAATGCTATGAAGAGAAAGATGGAAAACCTGGTGAACAATTTTGTGAACAGGTCTGCAACAACACGGAAGGAAGTTACGATTGCGGTTGTTTCAATGGATATGAAAAAGTCGATGGTAGTAGAACTGCCTGTAGAG ACATCGACGAGTGTATTCGTAATGATTTCGATTGTCACGACAATTCCTATTGCAATAATACAGAAGGTTCCTACGAATGTGTTTGTAATGATGGGTATAAAGAAAGAGGAAATAGCACGTGCACAA ATATCAATGAATGTCTTGAAGAGGCGGACGTGTGTCCTCGGCAGAGTGAATGTAAAGACACCGTCGGTTCTTTTTCATGCGAATGTCTTGATGGGTTTGAGAAAAGTGGAGAAGATTGTACAG ATATCAATGAATGTAGCGTCACAAATTCAAACGACTGCCACGGAATGGCGACGTGTGTAAACGTTCCCGGCACGTATACCTGTGATTGCAACGACGGCTGGCACGGTAACGGCACGACGTGTGAAGACATCAACGAATGCGAAGACATCAATCTCAATAACTGTGACCCTCAGCGAGGAGTTTGCACGAATTCTGCGGGTACCTTCAGCTGTGAGTGTAAGGATGGATATGTTGGAAGTGGTATAAGTGGAGGTTGCCAAA ACGTAGATGAATGCACGACCAGCACGCACACTTGTCCCGCAAGAAGCAGATGTGAGGATACGATAGGTTCATATCGTTGCGTCTGTCTGGATGGCTATTTGGACATGAATGGCGATGGCAGGAACTGTACAG ACGTCGATGAGTGTGCGCTGAATATAACTACTTGCCCACTGCGGTCCCATTGTGTCAACACTGTTGGCGCGTCAAAGTGCGACTGCAACGAAGGGTATTTGGAAAACAGCAATGGGATCTGTCAAG ATATTGATGAGTGCCTCTCCGCTGAACACGACTGTGACACTTCGATGAGTCGTTGTGTAAATAACGAGGGGAGTTACATTTGTCAGTGCAAGCTTGGATACACAGGCGATGGGCGAACATGTACAG ACATCAACGAGTGTGAGATTAGCAACGGTGGATGTCAGCAGTTATGCAACAACACCGATGGAGGACACTTTTGTTCGTGTTCTGAAGGATACAACCTAGCTACCGACGGACTCAATTGTCTAG ACAATGATGAATGTGAAGCTGGTACACATGATTGCCCACAGAATTGTACCAACGTTGACAGAAACACAAATCCGAACGGTTTTGAATGTGTCTGTTTCGACGGCTTTGATGACGACACCGGTGATGGAAGAACTTGTACAC CTAAGATCAGCTGTACAGGTGACTCCTGTATCCATGGAACTTGCTACGTATTGAACAACGTTGAAAACTGCCAGTGTGATCAGGGCTATGTCTTAGATGTCTCTAATTCATCGCTTTGTAATC CACTGAATGAGTGTGACACAGGGAGTCACTCCTGTCAACATGTTTGCCATGACCAAACACccggatatacatgtacatgtaatgacGGCTACGTTCTGAACAGTGATGAAAGGACGTGCACAG ATATTGACGAATGTGTCATTGGGAAACATAATTGCACAGTACTTCAGCAGTGCATAAACGAGGAAGGATCATTCCAATGCGTTTGCCTCGCTGGTTTTGGGTCAAGCAGCGGTGACTGTCAAG ATGTTGACGAATGTGCTACAGATAACCCTTGTCACATAAATGGCACTTGCACGAATACAATCGGTTATTTCAAATGTGAGTGTAATGAAGGTTTCCAAGGCAACGGGATGATATGCACAG ACGTTAATGAATGTGAGCAAACATCTCCTTGCAATGAACACGCCGACTGCATCAACACAATAGGTGGACATCGATGTCAATGTAGAGATGGGTTCACAGGTAACGGTGTACAGTGTACAG ACATAAATGAATGCGAGACATCAGACACCAGCTTACGTCATCGATGTAACCCAACTACCCAATGTCAAAACACACAAGGCTCGTATACTTGCATATGTCCTGATGGTTTCCTTGGAAATGGCTTAGAAGAGTGCATTGACATCAATGAATGTGAAGGAGGCACCGATGGATGCGATGATAGCATCTCTCAATGTACGAATGTCAAGGGATCTTTCCTCTGCATTTGTAAGGATGGTTTTACGATGATTGATGGCTCTTGTGTTG ATGTTGATGAATGCAAGCAATCGCCCTGTACACAAAATGAACGCTGTATAAACTTGCCAGGCAGTTACCAATGCCAATGTCGATCAAATTACTATAGATCTCACGAGGACGCACATTGTGAAG AATCAACATCCTTCAATGCATCTATGGCTGTCCTATCTGTCGGTGTGAAAGACATGACAGTCTTTGATACTCAGCTTACTCTGATTTCATCGACTGTTTTTGATCAAGTAGGCGGTGTTATCGAAGACGAT GTAAACACGGTCTTCTTAAACTCTTCCTTTGGGTCTGATTATCTTGGAAGCATTGTTTCTGGTTTTGAACCAACTGCAAGTGCCACAAGAGTACGGTATTCTGTAAATGTTAAGAAGTCGTCAAGACTGTCAACTGATGACGTCATGTCAGCTTTCAACGCTGGTTTAACAGAAAATGGCCAACTCGTTGGAATGAAGACACGTATACAAGCTGACTCGTTCACTATTCAAGATGTTG TGATCAACCATTGCATTGATGAAAGTGATAGCTGCCAAGCCCATGAGAAATGTGAATTCCAAGGTCACAACTTGTACACTTGCCCCTGTGCAGATGGGTACGAAAAGCCTGGAAACCAAGAATCATGTACAG ATTTTGACGAATGTCTCAGCAACCCATGCCAGAACAACGAACAATGTGTCAACAGACCTGGTTCTTATGAATGTGTGTGCCTGATTGGAACTGTAAGAGTAGGAGATCAATGTAAAg ACACTGTTGTTTTCCAAAATGCGTTGACCTTAACCGAAGAGTTCAATGACGCGTACAATGACAAGACTTCACCAGAATACACACAGTTTACAACTCTATTTATCGCAGCT ATCTCAGCCACCTTTAAGACAGACCAACGCACAGGAAATACGTATCAAGTATGCATAATTCTGGACGTCAAAAAGGGCAGCACTGTGGTAACATATAACACGTACTTCACAGAAGATATTGGATCGGCTGATATTGAACGGGTCTACGAAGACCTTGGAAACAACCTTCCAGTAACGgatgacatcacatttcatttcgttAGCAACCCGACTGTAGAAA AAATTATACCAAAAGCCTGTGATGTGAACGATTGCAGTGTTAACGCAGAGTGTATAGACATACATGAACGTTTTCACTGTTCGTGCAAAGATGGATACCAAGACATGTCATCACGCCCCGGACGTGTTTGTACAG AAATCTGTCCCTCTACATACTGTTC